GGAgagtcgctcaatgaacatcgcgaaataggtgctagtaaactaaataatatgcgttacacaaaaactcttgttcataaaatagcttgcctaactgtttcacaaagttcatgttagctCTATGCACTATTAGAATGACCGTAActctatttaaatcatctacaagaacgccgattgataaaaatccgcttctgctgcatagacactacgaatgtaaacaagcgaatgtgtgcccaacacatgctctgcatgtatgtgtagcaagagccctatcaGAACTAGTGGCAGCTACTGAGATGTGTTATGTACTGCAACCAATGGCTCACGCGATCACTGAACTGGATGGTAACAAAAGTTCCAACAGAAGTTTGTTTTCTAGAACTGGAGAGAATCAAGTTCCTGTGGGTTTGCTTAAGAATTATACTTTTACATGCTTTCATATACTTTTTGTCCCAGTCATCTCATATAAAGCAATTAGATTGTATGCAATAATTATCTTTACCATGTTTAGTTTGACCGTCGATCTCATGTCTTATCAACGTATTTACATTTTTGCCTATGTCAATCAAGATATGACTGTACTAGAAACTCGTGGGCGACCCATCAATAAAATTTCCATTTATTCCACTAATATCATCACATTGCTGATATTTGCGTTGAGGCACCAAGCAACCGATTAGCCCCAATAACCACGTCAAGCGGTACTTTCTCGGCGACGGCATCTATCAACTGAATTGCTACAGTTTAAGTAAGTGCTACAAATTTGATCTTTTCGTTGCAGCCCGAACCGCTGCTATCAGCAGCTCGAGCCGGTGCAAATCTCCATACAGTAGTAGCTGCAGTCGCCTTTCCGATTACGACCTAGAAGCAGGGGAACGTACTCCGTTGTTGTTCAAAAAGGTTGCAAAGGTCCAACCTGCATACGATAAGCAGGAAAATCAATTGCAACCCTTCCCGGCAACGGCTCTCCTTGGCATCTTGACGTTGCTTCTACTTCTGCTAATAGGGGTTATAATCGCCATCTATTTGCTATTGCTACAAGGTTCATCACTATGAAATAGGTTTTTCATGGGTTAAACAACTCATAGCATGTTGTTTTCAGTTCCTCACCCGTGGCCGGTGTCCCATCCGTTCTATTTGGTGGAACGTCATGCGTGGTGGTCACACCCAGCAGCATTGGAAGCATTACCCTTGAACAAATCAGCTGTTCATAATGTGATCGTCGTTGATACCGATAGCGAGACTTGTCTCAATCATGCTGAATGTACTCAATTTGCTCGCAATGTGCAACAGAACACCTGGACGGAGAATGGAACCCACATTCCGTACAACTTCTTGATCGGCGGTGATGGGAAGACTTACGAGGGACGCGGTTGGAGAGTACAGCATGGTTTCGCTGATCTTCCGGGTAAGAATGACACCGTCGTCGTTGGAGTTATAGGTAGGTCTCGTAGCTACGTCGTTAATGTCACAAattgaaatatgatttattttcaGGAACATACGATGAGAATCGCCCTTCTGAAATCATGTATGCAGAAATAAAGGCACTGATTACCGAATCCATCCGTCGGCTTTATTTATCGCCCGCTTATCGACTGTACGGTATAATGGACGAGTCAGACCCCACTAATGAACCTCCGGCGTTATATTCAGAGCTGAGAAATTGGAGACATTGGACGGGATTTATTACAAAATAAGGAGACGTGTTGCAGCGATATCCAAAGAAGGTTGTCGAAGTTGCATTCGACGGAATTCGATCAAAAGTATTATTCTACACCTAGAAAAGTGAATCTCATATATATTGTAAACTCatttgtattgtgaaaaacgcTTTTAGTAACCAATCTCAATCGAAAGTAAACGAATGAAAGTAAGAACAAAAAGGGGTTTCTACTTCTTTGCTTGTTTCAAGAATGTTTCCACTCAATAGTTCATACCTCTCGGGTGTCCGACACAGTGTGCTCCTGTGGCTGAGTGGTTagtgtcccacattatcatgctggAGGTtttgttcgattcccgttctggccggggaattttctgtcaaagaaatttcttctgacttgcactgaggtcacgcgtattctagagcttgccgctcccagaatacattcaaggcgtgttattcggcatagaaatctcaactaagtacaactAATAAAAACGACGCAAGTAATGCcgacgttgagaaggcaaaagttccactgttAGTACCATCAAAGAAGAAAAAGACTGGAATAATCATCTTCAAACTCTGGTAATTTTTACACACAGAGATGACCCAAGGGTAGACACTACCTTCTTCACACTCCAGTACCTCTGACCAGAGTCCAACATTCAGCAACTAAAcgtccgaatgactgttgagtcatcttgacggagaaactgctgaaAGAGGCAAAAACtaatttccaattgaatgcggAGGCGGATTTTGTCATAGTCCCCTGATTATCCTCAGTTAAATATGACTTTGTCGAGCCCTGCCGCTGACACAGAGGACATAGTCCATATTAGAGGTGTGCaatccagctcatcatgatgaacagctcagatcagctcagctcatctagaagagctgttctttatgaacagctcttcagttCAGTTGTCagagtcgacatctggtggcgactttcaatttggtctatacatttccgatatttttactgagacttttcattataatataaaattgtcttcaagaagaattttttgagattttttcaccgcctacaaacaaagtgttttagactaatttaatacacagattttaattttcattcataatttgaattttaaaaacgtgctcattctgcctgaaagtcaattattatttttggcgccccctaaaacaAAGCCCAATTCCGTCAAcacgaatataacagttgaaaagacaagGAACAAATGAAATTGAACTGATATCATAACAcggagagcgagagacggtcagttcatttgaatattacagctcacacactctcttcaattctacagctcttttctctccttcatcatcatcaaagtgagctgaagagctgtttgattttttttgcgagctgttccgcgtcaactcacttcaaagagtcgattcttcggaacagctcatgagcggatggcacatctctagtccATATGAGGCAGACCTTCAGACAAATGGTAAGGTTGCGTTACTTGCTATGTGTTAAGTATACGAATTGCGTGGAAAGTCTGGAAAGTGTATTTGTTCCACAGTCTCATTTCCAGCATCGGTTTTTCCAGGTTTTTTTTCGCATATAATGTCGATATATCCCTTTACCTTCATAAGAGAGATTGAGAAACTGCCCATAATATTTCGTCCCCGTGCTTATTGAATTGCAGGAGATGTCTGTCATGGAGTCCCTCATCACTCCAAACTCACGTCCTGCCATACGTTGTCGATTAGTGCGATCAGAAATTTGTACGTTAATCTTTAGTATTTCACGGATGATCAGGTTGTCCTTTTAACTTTTGCGTTTTGACCCTCTTCCCGGATGATCAGCAACACTTTCAAGCTGTTGATGCCCCAGAATAATATTCTGAACTGTTCCACAGCTTATtccataacagttcggctgaaaagtttataaggttgacgtctagatggcgcctcttgctaaaatctacttgactatcaccaaggcgcttgtataaatgtataacaggtgaagcaacatcatcacttcaatgagaagggtattacggtttgtggagcgggggttgtttgttttgttattgctaggatatgccatttttgcattttcacatgcgagagtagtggatgaactggatgagaatgaaattctacaaaatcatcccgtctttttcacataaattcgcgaaagccgaacaaagtaggcatcgttcgaataagcgtcacagcagtttgtagagagccgccggcagcgttctgattagagatgtgccatccgctcatgagctgttccgaagaatcgactctttggagtgagttgacgcggaacagctcgcaaaaaaaatcaaacagctcttcagctcactttgatgatgatgaaggagagaaacgagctgtagaattgaagagagtgtgtgagctgtaatattcaaatgaactgaccgtctctcgctctccgTGTTATGATatcagttcagtttcatttgttccttgtcttttcaactgttatattcgggtTGACGGAATTGGGCTTtgttttagggggcgccaaaaataataattaactttcaggcagaatgagcacgtttttaaaattcaaattatgaatgaaaattaaaatctgtgtattaaattagtctaaaacactttgtttgtaggcggtgaaaaaatctcaaaaaattcttcttgaagacaattttatattataatgaaaagtctcagtaaaaatatcggaaatgtatagaccaaattgaaagtcgccaccagatgtcgactctgacaactgagctgaagagctgttcataaagaacagctcttcTAGATAAGCTGAgctgatctgagctgttcatcatgatgagctggattgcacacctctagttctgatgctgtttgtaaacaataccgacagcaattccaatatggctgaaagtgcatttcatatgattgtttcacctggtatatatagaggcgccttgactatcacaaagcaccatcttccaatggatacgtgtcaaattataccagggacagacatacagctgtattagcgttgtacaggtaccacggtAGCATGACACACGTACTTTGGTTGTGCATTGTacaaattttcaccacatatttcaatgaaaaaggtttttatttagagtctaaactatcaaatgcaacaaacaagtttccaatctgagtcaTGAATTCAAgaaaaagtcaatgaaaaggatgtttaccaagtgttttgatacaGTTTGTTATGTTAACTGTATATGTTTGTTATATACAGTTTGTTAATGCTATTGTACTGTATccaccgtctatggcgctgctacagtacaactgtagctatgtacaacggtgaaacaggtcggtacaggtacagcgattgtatcgagatgcttgcatggttctagcgctgtacatggtgacagacatacaattttcgaagtacaacgctagtacagttgtatgtctgttaTAAGTATTAGACAGCAATCGGTTGATTGGTTcctgagttacagcattgagagtgtagcaacttttgttattgtgaaaaacatGAAAGAAaccgaatttcgtgtattgataaagcattgttttgaatcgggcttcgaattgctttcgcttccaccgtattctccaaatctgccccccagcgactattttctgttcgcagaactgaagttagaggcgaatgaactgcaaagtttaaagtctcttaaaaacaaagaaaaagaagaactgaagagaatgctcgctggcaagaaattcaaGACCGATTACGTGATTAGTGATTAGTgattagtgcacccgtggccgagtggttagcgtctcacattatcatgccgggtgttcagctcaattcccgttctagccgggggattttttcgtcaaagaaatttccttcgacttgcactgtggtcacgcgtattctagagcttgcccctcggaatacattcaaggcgtgttatttggcttaagaaaccTCAActgagtattaataaatgacgctagttaatgcatacgttgagacggcaaaagttccacaagggaccgttaacgccattcaagagtaAGAAGAACGTggttaccgaaactgaggcctattttgaggagaaccgaaagagtactataaaaatggtatcgaaaagttgcaagatcgctgtatcgccctccaaggcaattatgttgaatcataaaattgaattttgcaaacaaaaaaaaagttttagtgtgttaccttataaacatttcagccgaactgttacttcTCAACTATTTTCCGTTGAGAAACGTTACGTTTTAAGCAACGTACAATAATATATCGAACCATTAAAAGTTTTGTTTGCGCCCATTTTCCACAACTTCAAAAACGATTCACATGGTCACAAGAaaaagggcctgattctcgcatacacttcacggtggaaacgaaataaacggcacgccattgaactacgttttacgagttagtgaagtgtcgaagataatgatgagttttcaggcagaatgagcacttttcaaataaaaaatcattaatgaaaattaacttcttcgtatcaaactggtattcaatgtgagtggaaaacttttttttcttcatgtgatataataatctcatacaaaaatttaatctgaagataatttgatattataatgataaatttagtgggaaactaatctcgcatccagatgtcgacaccgcaccgttgtcatcgcgaatgcgtttcataccgtttccaccgtgaagtgtattcgtagtgtattcgagaatcagggccaAAATATCGAAACCGAGGGGTGCACCAatgaaaaatatacaataaaaTACCATACCATGTAAACTACGACATTAATTTAGAAACTCAtaagttttgttcaaattttgatttGTACTGGGGTGGATATTTCCTTCGTGCCAGTCAGTATAAATATATACGAAgcggtttattttcatttcgatttgattgaaaattattagcTTCATTTTGTACgtcttcaacatttttttccgtTTCATGTACCACGATTCATTTGACGCAAGAGCTTCTTTCTTCCAGCGTTCCTCGTTTTCTAGATGAAGAGAACTTCGAACTCGTTGAATTTGTTTGTTCGAAATTTGTGTTGGTATCGCTCTAGCGTGAAACACAGCATCAAAAATTTGTCGCTTAGCTACAATCGATTCTTCACGCATGTTTCAATAAAGAAATTCGGCACTATTGGAAAATCTCCTCTCGACGTTAGCGTTTTCATGTGAGACATAGAATTTCATTTTTACGAGTACCGTAAATTTATTCCCCGGTAGCAATCCCTCCCAAAAATGGTCTATTGGCTAATTTTCCCTATCATAGTGAGCAAATTTATTGCTTATGTTGCTAGCAACCTTTTCGGAATATCTTTCAGTACCAAGTCTGCTGGTGGTCCACTGATAGGCTTAAATTTGTCCATGTAGTCAAAATCTTTCGAATCGAACATTATGGTACATGATtatttttacgccgcagtatcgcttggtgtgGCAGCTCGAAACTTTTAATAAATGACTGTATGCATTCTAGATCcagaaaaaaactatgtataagcatcattaaacacacgaatgacgaatgaaatgtaaatgtgaTATTTATAGTGAATAAATGATAGTTTTTATGctaataaaatggatttttgtctacaacgaatattttcgatggtacagatttttggaagaaaaaattataggaggttgtgtccaagatacgaccgcattgttgacgtagaactacgctgtttatctatataagtcgcttatttataccttcagATATtcttctataatgctgtgaaattttagaaacaactgcttagtagaataatctctgaaatggttttttcattgtagaatttgttgacgataattgattgatgattcattcttgcccatgcaaaacaatacacttgctgatcgtaagtcgcaatttatttcatgtcaattcaatgaaaatttacctcgaacgcttttctttttttttgcttttttcgcaattgacatagactcggctagagtcgattatatacatgttgcaccagcaccattattccacatcccataactacatcaatatatctttggcaccgcatggaaacagcaacaatgacaacacttgcaagcatcaaatatcatgctacatgttatttagtattgccttaaaggaatcgcacctctaggcatcgttcgtacaacgtaaaccaagcgccaaacaagcgttcgctatagcatgcatacagagccatacattggtggcttgaaactactaggaataaaaaacacttctcatcattttgcgctattctcaaaagaaacgcttctgttaatattactggcctcgaaaaaaagttgtatttctttctcatgctcgagagaagcgcagctatcatccttagtggaggaagttttgctactggcaagcgaaaccacatacaacattccagaacgacatttactttctcggtaactaaacaagcgaaataaactctttttgttaataacaacctcgaaaacagtagcaatgcttcatagcgctaatgcaaacctagctgaaggcagttttgcaactggcacgcgaacccaaataacttataacattccagtaagacattcaagatgcttggtattccccaaatattttttgacccacagccttaacgcctgcttcgccataacgtcagtttaatgcattgatgcattctcaaacgcaccaacgaagcccttatgatgatggaaaacaaacaatgactgaattatgccacacagcttgtactctgctgtaacacccatcgatgcgaatacgctgatgagtttgtcaagagcgaccgccttcaccaccagcggggggagcttgattttggttgctgcctgggtaacggcgtttacattttcgaccgacgcgacCG
The Toxorhynchites rutilus septentrionalis strain SRP chromosome 2, ASM2978413v1, whole genome shotgun sequence genome window above contains:
- the LOC129769766 gene encoding peptidoglycan-recognition protein SB1-like — its product is MYCSARTAAISSSSRCKSPYSSSCSRLSDYDLEAGERTPLLFKKVAKVQPAYDKQENQLQPFPATALLGILTLLLLLLIGVIIAIYLLLLQVPHPWPVSHPFYLVERHAWWSHPAALEALPLNKSAVHNVIVVDTDSETCLNHAECTQFARNVQQNTWTENGTHIPYNFLIGGDGKTYEGRGWRVQHGFADLPGKNDTVVVGVIGTYDENRPSEIMYAEIKALITESIRRLYLSPAYRLYGIMDESDPTNEPPALYSELRNWRHWTGFITK